From one Formosa sediminum genomic stretch:
- a CDS encoding metallophosphoesterase: protein MNKFLLFIIVFTSLSSCATYESGHAVQDGGALQDINAETVNVFLIGDAGKPDQGKAPKALVEMQKQFTHAGKEDLLFFLGDNIYPKGFPDKDQKGHKAAKEALELQLEVAKTFPGSVYVIPGNHDWYSGIKGLKRQEKLVEDVLGKNTFKPEDGCGIDRINISDDLVLILVDSEWYITNWDKQPTINDDCEIKTRAQFLDEFRSEIKKARGKTTLVAIHHPMFSNGPHGGQYTFADHMKPLPIIGTLKNIIRNTTGISNADMSNAFYNDMRKQLIAAAQQNDRVIFLSGHEHSLQCIQLDNLTQIISGSGAKTSAVRERNNGQFGLGANGYAVLNIHKNLATDVQFVKAETQDVVFRKHIHNALLPQVTTYPNTFKDSISASVLTQEDTNKSSFYKVLWGDRFRNYYSTPVLAKTLNLDTLYGGVVPIRKGGGTQSKSLRLEDQSGKQYVMRALKKSATQYIQAAMFRDQYVEGQFNDTAAEALVSDVFTGAHPYAPIVIDVLSDAVGVYHLNPKLYYVPKQNALKEFNSEFGDELYFLEEHASEGHMNLAGENFTGDIISTLDVFEEIHSDEDVIIDQENYIRSRLFDMLIGDWDRHQDQWRWLEFKENGKKVYRALPRDRDQAFSRMSEGFMLSAGVALIPGARVLRSYDEDLRDVKGVNAEPYPLDIVFITDADKSVWDTQVAYIQKHITDEVIDKAFLKFPKEVQDKSVLEIKALVKARRKNLKDISDRYYELISKYAVVTGTNKDDYISVKGLENGNVEVAVLRKKDDTIKDRFHHKIYTPKVTKEIWIYGLDDDDTFNVVQKSKRIKIRLIGGQNNDDYTVEHGKNIVIYDYKSKKNNMLNAQSAKIKLTDDYDTQVYNYKKFKSNTNQLLPILGANPDDGLKLGIADTYTRYGFERNPFTSQHIFKGAYYFATNGFELSYSGEFAHVVGHLNLKVEAGFQSPNYTLNFFGFGNDTSNYEDDLGVDYNRVKVRTFGIAPSLVWNSLRGSMIDFGIHYETTEVHDSSNRFVEEDNGELPNYIFDEVQFGGIHAAYHFSNYDNKAYPTLALKFDLETGYTQNIDFNGRSYGYLIPELAIAHKLDHSGRLVLATRLKSQINFGNDFEFYQAAAIGGEDGLRGFRNQRFTGKRSFYQNTDVRYSLTNLKTPLLPVKIGMYGSFDYGRVWLSQDNSERWHNSYGGGIFVNGAELLTANLGVFDSVDGIRVAFGLGFGF, encoded by the coding sequence ATGAATAAATTTTTACTTTTTATTATAGTATTTACTAGTTTAAGTAGCTGTGCAACATACGAGTCTGGACATGCTGTACAAGATGGTGGTGCCTTACAAGATATTAATGCAGAAACTGTAAATGTGTTTTTAATAGGAGATGCCGGAAAACCAGATCAAGGAAAGGCACCAAAGGCTTTAGTAGAAATGCAGAAGCAATTTACACATGCGGGTAAAGAAGACTTGTTGTTTTTTTTAGGAGACAATATTTACCCCAAAGGATTTCCAGATAAAGATCAAAAAGGCCATAAGGCCGCTAAAGAAGCTCTGGAACTTCAACTAGAAGTAGCCAAAACGTTTCCGGGTTCTGTATACGTAATTCCAGGAAATCATGATTGGTATAGCGGGATAAAAGGACTTAAACGCCAAGAGAAATTAGTAGAAGATGTGTTGGGTAAAAACACATTTAAACCTGAAGATGGTTGTGGTATAGACCGTATAAATATTAGTGACGATCTGGTTTTAATTCTGGTAGATTCTGAATGGTACATTACAAATTGGGACAAACAGCCTACAATTAATGATGATTGTGAGATAAAAACTAGAGCACAGTTTTTAGATGAATTTAGAAGTGAAATTAAAAAAGCAAGAGGGAAAACGACATTAGTTGCTATACATCATCCCATGTTTAGTAATGGGCCACATGGCGGACAATATACTTTTGCAGACCATATGAAACCCTTACCTATTATAGGAACTTTAAAGAATATTATAAGAAACACGACAGGGATATCTAATGCAGATATGTCTAATGCATTTTATAACGATATGCGTAAACAGTTAATTGCTGCAGCGCAACAAAACGATCGTGTTATCTTTTTATCAGGGCATGAGCACAGTTTACAGTGTATTCAATTAGACAATTTAACGCAAATTATTAGTGGTTCTGGGGCTAAAACATCAGCAGTTCGAGAACGCAATAACGGACAATTTGGTTTAGGGGCTAACGGTTATGCTGTTTTAAATATTCATAAAAATTTAGCCACAGATGTACAGTTTGTAAAAGCAGAAACACAAGATGTTGTGTTTAGAAAGCATATTCATAATGCATTGCTTCCTCAGGTTACAACTTATCCAAATACGTTTAAAGACTCTATTAGCGCTTCGGTGTTAACACAAGAAGATACTAATAAATCGTCTTTTTATAAAGTGTTATGGGGCGATCGTTTTAGAAACTATTACAGTACTCCGGTGTTAGCAAAAACATTAAATTTAGATACGCTTTATGGCGGTGTGGTGCCAATTAGAAAAGGAGGAGGGACACAATCTAAATCTTTGAGATTAGAAGATCAATCTGGAAAACAATACGTTATGCGTGCTTTAAAAAAAAGTGCCACACAATATATTCAAGCTGCAATGTTTCGCGATCAATACGTTGAGGGGCAATTTAACGATACTGCAGCAGAAGCATTGGTGTCAGATGTCTTTACTGGAGCACACCCATATGCGCCAATTGTTATAGATGTATTGTCTGATGCCGTTGGCGTGTATCATTTAAACCCTAAACTATATTATGTTCCAAAACAAAATGCGTTAAAAGAATTTAATTCTGAATTTGGAGACGAATTATATTTTTTAGAAGAACATGCATCTGAAGGACATATGAATCTTGCAGGAGAAAACTTTACCGGAGACATTATTAGTACCCTTGATGTATTTGAAGAAATACATTCTGATGAAGATGTAATTATAGATCAAGAAAATTACATAAGATCAAGACTGTTTGATATGCTTATTGGCGATTGGGATAGACACCAAGACCAATGGCGCTGGTTAGAATTTAAGGAAAACGGAAAAAAAGTATATAGAGCTTTACCTAGAGACCGCGATCAAGCTTTTTCAAGAATGTCCGAAGGTTTTATGTTAAGTGCGGGTGTGGCTTTAATTCCTGGCGCACGTGTATTAAGAAGTTACGATGAAGACTTAAGAGATGTTAAAGGGGTAAATGCAGAACCTTATCCGTTAGATATCGTATTTATAACCGATGCAGACAAATCTGTTTGGGATACACAAGTAGCCTATATACAAAAGCATATTACAGATGAGGTTATAGATAAAGCTTTTTTAAAGTTCCCTAAAGAAGTACAAGACAAATCTGTGTTAGAAATAAAAGCATTAGTTAAAGCACGTCGTAAAAATCTTAAAGATATCTCAGATCGTTATTACGAGCTCATTAGCAAATATGCTGTTGTAACCGGTACAAATAAAGACGATTATATTTCGGTAAAAGGGTTAGAAAACGGTAATGTAGAGGTGGCTGTTTTGCGTAAAAAAGACGATACGATTAAAGATCGTTTTCATCATAAAATTTATACTCCTAAAGTTACTAAAGAGATCTGGATTTATGGATTAGATGATGATGATACTTTTAACGTTGTACAAAAAAGTAAGCGTATCAAAATTCGATTAATTGGTGGGCAAAACAATGATGATTATACTGTAGAGCATGGGAAGAATATTGTGATTTACGATTATAAATCGAAAAAGAATAATATGCTCAATGCTCAATCGGCTAAAATTAAGCTAACAGACGATTACGATACGCAAGTATACAATTACAAGAAATTTAAAAGTAATACCAACCAATTATTGCCCATTTTAGGAGCTAATCCAGACGATGGATTAAAACTAGGTATTGCAGATACATATACACGATATGGGTTTGAGCGTAATCCGTTTACAAGTCAGCATATCTTTAAAGGCGCATACTATTTTGCAACTAACGGATTTGAATTGTCTTATAGTGGAGAATTTGCTCATGTTGTTGGACACTTAAATCTTAAAGTAGAAGCTGGTTTTCAGAGTCCAAATTATACCCTGAATTTTTTCGGTTTTGGAAATGATACCTCTAATTATGAAGATGATTTAGGAGTGGACTATAATCGTGTAAAAGTTAGAACCTTTGGGATTGCGCCTAGTTTAGTTTGGAATTCTTTACGCGGAAGCATGATAGATTTTGGAATACACTATGAAACCACCGAAGTACACGATTCTAGCAATAGATTTGTTGAAGAAGATAACGGCGAACTCCCAAATTATATATTTGATGAGGTACAATTTGGAGGCATTCATGCTGCGTATCACTTTTCTAATTACGATAATAAAGCCTATCCAACATTGGCATTAAAATTTGATTTAGAAACAGGATATACTCAAAATATAGATTTTAATGGGCGTAGCTATGGTTATCTTATTCCAGAGTTGGCAATTGCACATAAATTAGATCATTCAGGACGTTTAGTGTTGGCTACACGACTGAAGTCTCAGATTAATTTTGGAAATGATTTCGAATTTTATCAAGCAGCAGCTATAGGAGGAGAAGATGGTTTGCGAGGGTTTAGAAACCAACGCTTTACAGGAAAACGGTCTTTTTACCAAAATACAGACGTAAGATATAGTTTAACCAATTTAAAAACACCGTTATTACCTGTAAAAATTGGAATGTATGGTAGTTTTGATTATGGTCGTGTGTGGTTGTCTCAGGATAATTCAGAAAGATGGCATAATTCTTATGGTGGAGGTATATTTGTTAACGGAGCAGAATTACTAACAGCCAATTTAGGAGTGTTTGATTCTGTAGATGGTATACGTGTAGCTTTTGGTTTAGGTTTTGGGTTTTAA
- the ribB gene encoding 3,4-dihydroxy-2-butanone-4-phosphate synthase, with protein MTEPKEKKSSSFKLHTIKEAINDIRNGKVIIVVDDEDRENEGDFVAAASKATPEMVNFMATHGRGLICAPLTESRCKALDLHMMVSNNTDHMETAFTVSVDLRGKGVSTGISAADRALTVQALVDPETKSYDLARPGHVFPLVAKDGGVLRRTGHTEAAIDLARLAGLEPAGMIVEIMNEDGTMARLPQLKLVAEKFDLKIISIEDLVAYRMQHDSLIEKQEDFDLETRFGKFRLRAYKQTTNNQVHIALTKGQWKSDTPVLTRINSTLVNNDILGTLTNNADAKLDSMFKVINDAECGAIIFINQEPTAMNIINRLAILKQEQKENSVTKAPSIAMDNKDFGIGAQILHDLGIHKLRLISNSEHTKRVGMIGYGLEITDHVNY; from the coding sequence ATGACAGAACCAAAAGAAAAAAAATCTTCATCCTTTAAACTACATACAATTAAAGAAGCCATTAACGATATTAGAAATGGTAAAGTTATTATTGTTGTAGACGATGAAGACCGCGAAAACGAAGGTGACTTTGTTGCCGCTGCATCTAAAGCAACACCAGAGATGGTGAACTTCATGGCCACTCATGGTCGTGGATTGATTTGCGCACCGCTTACAGAAAGTCGTTGTAAAGCATTAGATTTACATATGATGGTATCTAACAATACCGACCATATGGAAACAGCATTTACTGTATCTGTAGATTTACGTGGAAAAGGCGTTTCTACAGGAATTTCTGCGGCCGATCGCGCACTCACTGTTCAAGCTTTAGTAGACCCAGAAACCAAATCGTATGATTTAGCAAGACCAGGACACGTGTTTCCTCTTGTTGCTAAGGATGGAGGCGTTTTAAGGCGTACCGGACATACCGAAGCAGCTATAGATTTAGCCAGATTAGCTGGTTTAGAACCTGCGGGAATGATTGTTGAAATCATGAACGAAGATGGAACAATGGCACGCTTACCTCAACTAAAATTAGTTGCAGAAAAATTTGATCTTAAAATTATTTCTATTGAAGATTTAGTAGCCTATAGAATGCAACATGATTCTTTGATTGAAAAACAAGAAGATTTTGACTTAGAAACACGCTTTGGAAAATTCCGTTTAAGAGCTTATAAGCAAACAACCAATAATCAAGTACATATTGCTTTAACTAAAGGGCAATGGAAATCTGATACTCCCGTATTAACACGTATTAACTCCACCTTGGTTAACAATGATATTTTAGGCACCTTAACTAATAATGCAGATGCTAAGTTAGACAGTATGTTTAAAGTGATTAATGATGCCGAATGTGGTGCGATTATATTTATTAATCAGGAGCCTACTGCAATGAATATTATTAATAGATTGGCCATACTTAAACAAGAACAAAAAGAAAACAGTGTTACCAAAGCTCCTAGCATTGCCATGGATAATAAAGATTTTGGTATAGGCGCTCAAATTTTACATGACTTAGGTATTCATAAATTGCGATTAATTTCGAATAGTGAGCATACTAAACGTGTGGGAATGATTGGATATGGATTAGAAATTACCGATCATGTAAATTACTAA